One genomic segment of Aquipluma nitroreducens includes these proteins:
- a CDS encoding sugar phosphate isomerase/epimerase family protein, translating into MELSRRNFLVKSSLAAAGISVAANSKLYAGGNSGRLQELKTSDSIEQESFKFSVFSKVFHWLPVPKMANRLATMGFDGIDLTVRPKGHVLPERVEEDLPKAIEAAKKAGINIYSIVTSINNADDPLTEKILKTASSLGIGHYRMDWLYYDDAKSIEQNLVAIQTVMSKLAVMNEKYKIRGEYQNHSGKYTPQSYFGSSIWDLYSVLNKINSPWLGSQYDIMHATVEGAYSWETDFKLLNPYIYSIAVKDYFWKKEQGKWVPEVVPIGEGMIDFDKYFGLIKQFKIKCPVSIHYEYPLGGAEKGDRTITMKSEDILSAIEKDLITLKSKFRNANLIE; encoded by the coding sequence ATGGAGCTATCACGTAGAAATTTTCTTGTAAAATCATCGTTGGCAGCCGCAGGGATTTCGGTTGCTGCAAATTCGAAATTGTATGCCGGCGGGAATTCCGGTCGCCTTCAGGAGTTGAAGACATCAGATTCAATAGAACAGGAATCATTTAAGTTCAGTGTATTTTCGAAAGTATTTCATTGGCTGCCAGTTCCTAAAATGGCCAACCGCTTAGCCACGATGGGATTCGATGGCATCGATCTGACGGTGAGGCCAAAGGGTCATGTTTTGCCCGAACGGGTAGAGGAAGATCTTCCAAAGGCGATAGAGGCTGCTAAAAAAGCTGGTATAAACATTTACTCCATCGTTACTTCGATAAATAATGCGGATGATCCGCTAACTGAAAAGATTTTGAAGACCGCCAGTTCGCTGGGTATTGGTCATTACCGGATGGACTGGTTGTATTATGATGATGCCAAATCGATTGAGCAAAATCTGGTTGCTATCCAAACTGTGATGAGTAAATTGGCTGTAATGAACGAAAAGTACAAAATACGCGGCGAGTACCAAAATCACTCCGGAAAGTATACGCCGCAATCTTATTTTGGATCTTCCATTTGGGATTTGTATTCAGTTTTGAATAAAATCAACTCACCCTGGCTCGGTTCGCAATATGATATCATGCACGCAACAGTGGAGGGTGCCTATTCGTGGGAAACAGATTTTAAACTCCTGAATCCTTACATTTATTCAATTGCTGTTAAAGATTATTTCTGGAAAAAAGAACAGGGCAAATGGGTTCCTGAAGTTGTACCGATCGGAGAAGGCATGATTGATTTCGATAAATATTTTGGTTTGATAAAACAATTCAAAATCAAATGTCCGGTTTCGATTCACTATGAATATCCACTTGGTGGTGCAGAGAAGGGCGACAGAACAATTACCATGAAAAGTGAAGATATCCTTTCGGCTATTGAAAAGGATCTAATTACACTGAAAAGCAAATTCAGGAATGCAAACCTGATTGAATAA
- a CDS encoding MFS transporter, with translation MNIEKPSFGQVKVTATGFFSLFSIVGIAFYGLPFFYDFWVQDYGWSRATVTSGNAFGKIFIGMFAFIAGWVIDRFGPRRIMLSGILMGGIALIGLSVVTTIWHFYFFYLISALGYMCGGPLPNQVLISRWFTTTRGKAMGIAYLGIGFGGMLVPQLAKKLNLEFGWHQSLMLLGILMILIAFPMIWFVSDNPEDAKNKHQNETPKVPLGTILKGWPFYLLLIGSICSIGAVAGTSQNLKLFFSIDLKYTQQQSANVISLVLAASIIGRLLMGWLADRIPKKYVMILIYAIVAGSIPLLYLASTPGVIYLFAFIFGIGLGGDYMIIPLMAAELFGVKVMGRIMGIILTFDGLSEAFSPMMVGWMRDKGGTYANGFATLMVLGAIGIIAVSFLPKENNKI, from the coding sequence ATGAACATCGAAAAACCAAGTTTTGGACAAGTTAAAGTTACGGCAACAGGATTTTTCAGCCTGTTCTCAATCGTCGGAATTGCTTTTTACGGCCTTCCGTTTTTCTACGATTTCTGGGTGCAGGATTATGGATGGTCGCGTGCAACTGTGACTTCAGGAAACGCATTTGGTAAAATTTTTATCGGGATGTTCGCGTTTATCGCCGGTTGGGTCATCGACAGGTTTGGTCCAAGAAGAATCATGCTTTCAGGAATATTGATGGGAGGAATAGCCTTGATTGGCTTAAGTGTAGTGACCACAATCTGGCATTTTTATTTCTTTTATCTGATCAGTGCATTGGGATACATGTGTGGAGGTCCGCTTCCGAATCAGGTGCTGATTTCCAGATGGTTCACCACTACACGCGGAAAAGCAATGGGTATTGCCTATCTCGGTATCGGTTTTGGTGGCATGTTGGTTCCGCAGCTTGCTAAAAAACTGAATTTGGAATTTGGCTGGCATCAGTCGCTGATGTTGCTGGGAATACTTATGATTCTGATTGCTTTTCCAATGATATGGTTTGTAAGTGATAATCCGGAAGACGCAAAAAATAAACATCAAAATGAAACGCCAAAAGTTCCGCTCGGTACCATTCTAAAGGGCTGGCCCTTTTATTTGTTGCTGATTGGAAGTATCTGTTCCATTGGGGCCGTGGCCGGAACGAGTCAAAATCTCAAGTTGTTTTTTAGTATCGATCTAAAATATACCCAACAACAATCGGCCAATGTGATTTCACTTGTTCTGGCCGCAAGTATTATCGGACGCCTGCTAATGGGCTGGCTGGCAGACAGGATACCCAAAAAATATGTGATGATACTGATTTATGCCATTGTTGCCGGGTCAATACCTCTGCTTTATCTGGCATCCACACCGGGAGTCATTTACTTGTTTGCTTTCATTTTCGGAATTGGCCTGGGTGGTGATTATATGATTATTCCATTGATGGCTGCAGAATTGTTCGGTGTAAAAGTGATGGGAAGAATCATGGGCATCATTCTCACTTTTGATGGGTTATCAGAAGCATTTTCGCCCATGATGGTAGGCTGGATGAGGGATAAAGGCGGAACTTACGCGAATGGATTTGCAACTTTAATGGTTTTGGGAGCAATTGGCATCATTGCAGTGTCATTTTTGCCGAAGGAAAACAATAAAATCTGA
- a CDS encoding gluconate 2-dehydrogenase subunit 3 family protein → MKEPWNNLSRRRFMQLAALGSGGVLLFSQCSKPNSLWRFFTNAEAQLMDAVADQLIPPDEWPGGRESGVTNFIDKQLVGPYVRFQEKYRKGLKAVQNSCETMYFMKFEKLSSVEQISFIEKMEAGELSKTLWTEVTDREFFNLIRDHSMQAFYGSSRQGGNKNNISYKMLQLDYPLIIGQNRYKT, encoded by the coding sequence ATGAAGGAACCCTGGAATAACCTTTCGAGACGACGTTTTATGCAACTGGCAGCTCTTGGATCAGGAGGTGTTTTATTGTTTTCTCAATGCTCGAAACCTAATTCACTATGGCGTTTTTTTACCAATGCCGAAGCCCAATTAATGGATGCAGTAGCTGATCAGTTGATTCCACCTGATGAATGGCCCGGTGGCCGGGAATCCGGAGTTACAAATTTTATTGACAAACAATTGGTTGGACCATATGTCCGGTTTCAGGAGAAATACCGGAAAGGACTGAAGGCAGTTCAGAATTCGTGTGAAACCATGTATTTCATGAAGTTTGAAAAACTTAGTAGTGTAGAACAAATTTCTTTTATTGAAAAGATGGAAGCCGGTGAATTAAGTAAAACGCTTTGGACGGAAGTTACCGACCGTGAATTTTTTAACCTTATTCGGGATCATTCCATGCAGGCTTTTTATGGTAGTTCCCGCCAGGGAGGAAATAAAAACAACATCAGCTACAAAATGCTGCAGCTCGATTATCCATTAATAATTGGCCAAAACCGCTATAAAACTTAA
- a CDS encoding GMC family oxidoreductase, protein MANKKVNALIVGAGAGGGVVAKELSTAGMSVVLFEQGGWVSYDDHTNDELHSERNPVLGNSCGPDDQRYKRVNIHADGSRHIVLPSEGDYNNISACVGSGTVTYGALAWRYMREDFKMKSTYGHVPGSTLEDWPITYDDLEPCYEKAEWEIGVAGDDSLNPFAAPRKKPQPMPPFTHNHEAEMLNKAALRLGYHPFSIPVLRNSVPYNGRPACYRMRTCIGYPCPVGAKAGTHNTVIPVALKTGNCELRTNCIVSEIIVDDQGKITGVTYFDQDNRKKTQLADLVVLSASAIETARLLLNSKSKFFPSGIGNENDWVGRNLQGHAYPSAVGLFEDEIYDDVGPGSSVAICDFNHHNPGIIGGGYLANSFIQMPYAFSRMRPPGEKLWGKQHKEFQRKYYKKMAAVHGPYQEIPNFDQRVDIDPTVKDFWGIPVPRLSGKTHEEAIKGCAFLADKSEEWLKEAGAVTIWKSLGVSNGVSAGQHQAGTCRMGNDPKTSVTDRYGRVHSTSNLFVADGSLHVTNGGFNPALTIMALGYWVGGHIASEWNKGNRFK, encoded by the coding sequence ATGGCAAATAAAAAAGTAAATGCGCTGATTGTAGGTGCCGGTGCCGGTGGAGGAGTGGTTGCCAAGGAACTAAGCACCGCCGGAATGTCGGTTGTGTTGTTCGAGCAGGGTGGATGGGTTTCTTATGACGACCATACGAATGATGAACTGCATTCGGAGCGTAATCCGGTTTTGGGCAATTCCTGTGGTCCTGATGACCAGCGGTATAAAAGGGTGAATATTCATGCGGATGGAAGCCGTCATATTGTTCTTCCGAGTGAAGGCGATTACAACAATATTTCAGCTTGTGTTGGTTCAGGGACAGTTACTTATGGTGCTTTGGCGTGGCGTTATATGCGCGAAGATTTTAAAATGAAAAGCACTTATGGTCATGTTCCCGGATCCACGCTTGAAGATTGGCCAATTACCTACGACGATCTGGAACCCTGCTACGAAAAGGCTGAATGGGAAATTGGAGTGGCAGGTGACGATTCCCTGAATCCATTTGCAGCTCCGAGGAAGAAGCCCCAACCAATGCCACCATTCACTCACAATCACGAAGCGGAGATGCTGAATAAGGCCGCGCTAAGATTGGGGTATCATCCGTTTTCTATCCCGGTTTTGAGAAATTCAGTTCCATACAATGGTCGTCCGGCTTGTTACCGGATGCGTACCTGTATCGGATATCCATGTCCGGTAGGTGCAAAAGCCGGAACTCACAATACGGTGATTCCTGTTGCCCTGAAAACCGGGAATTGTGAATTGCGGACAAACTGTATCGTTTCAGAAATCATTGTCGATGATCAGGGTAAAATTACGGGTGTCACCTATTTCGATCAGGATAACCGAAAAAAAACCCAATTGGCCGACCTTGTTGTTTTATCGGCTTCGGCCATTGAAACTGCACGTTTATTGCTGAATTCAAAATCGAAGTTTTTCCCTTCCGGAATTGGGAATGAAAACGACTGGGTTGGCCGTAATCTGCAGGGACATGCCTATCCGAGTGCAGTTGGCCTGTTCGAAGATGAGATTTATGATGATGTTGGTCCCGGATCTTCAGTTGCTATTTGCGATTTCAACCATCACAATCCGGGTATTATCGGAGGAGGTTATCTGGCAAACTCATTTATTCAAATGCCTTATGCATTTTCAAGAATGCGACCACCCGGAGAAAAACTTTGGGGAAAGCAGCATAAAGAGTTCCAGCGTAAATACTATAAAAAAATGGCCGCTGTTCACGGGCCATACCAGGAAATTCCCAATTTCGATCAGCGTGTGGATATTGATCCTACTGTAAAAGATTTTTGGGGAATTCCTGTGCCCCGGCTTTCAGGAAAAACACATGAAGAAGCCATAAAAGGATGCGCTTTTTTGGCAGACAAATCAGAAGAATGGCTAAAAGAGGCCGGTGCTGTAACGATCTGGAAATCGCTTGGAGTTTCCAACGGAGTAAGTGCCGGACAACATCAGGCAGGAACGTGCCGGATGGGCAATGATCCAAAAACTTCAGTAACCGACCGATATGGACGAGTTCATTCTACGTCGAATCTCTTTGTTGCTGATGGCAGTCTGCACGTTACCAATGGCGGATTTAATCCTGCACTGACCATTATGGCACTTGGTTATTGGGTCGGTGGCCATATTGCTTCTGAATGGAACAAAGGAAACCGGTTTAAATAA
- a CDS encoding cytochrome c3 family protein, protein MTVKKKIFRKILIIIPLLILLVLIAFGSFYTYWNSAPPSRTCASCHEIEGAVNMFAESYHRNLRCTECHGTAISNGIHSLKEKGSMIVKHAKNENTEDIRLNEDQVLAVTDNCARCHADEKAKWLSGGHSARYQDIFLNEKHNRTEQLNFDCLRCHGMFADIDINGLVEPLDKKGPWKFKDNKMASHPVIPCLACHQVHAKGSPRMSPNYSNPKDAFYQRKVTNSKVSFYNRQDQTKVPAEDLPKLKLWEGELPVEVSDDVQMRNCIQCHAPNARHQAGTGDDLTPRGVHEGLSCIDCHELHSNDARHSCSNCHPAVSNCNLDVTKMNTSYFDSKSPNNIHWVACIDCHPERKARKTKNKIVTSKNYRF, encoded by the coding sequence ATGACTGTAAAAAAGAAGATATTTCGCAAAATTTTGATAATAATTCCTTTATTGATTCTTTTGGTTTTGATCGCGTTTGGATCATTTTATACCTACTGGAATTCTGCTCCTCCTTCAAGAACATGTGCCTCCTGCCATGAAATTGAAGGTGCGGTAAATATGTTTGCTGAGTCGTACCACCGGAATCTGCGTTGCACCGAATGTCACGGAACAGCCATAAGCAATGGCATTCATAGTTTAAAGGAAAAGGGATCGATGATCGTGAAGCATGCAAAAAACGAAAACACTGAAGATATCCGACTGAATGAAGATCAGGTTTTGGCAGTGACGGATAATTGTGCCCGTTGTCATGCCGATGAAAAGGCCAAATGGCTATCCGGAGGACATTCAGCCCGTTATCAGGATATATTTTTGAACGAAAAACACAATCGAACTGAGCAGTTAAATTTCGATTGTCTGCGTTGTCATGGAATGTTTGCAGATATTGACATCAATGGGTTGGTCGAACCGCTTGATAAGAAAGGCCCATGGAAGTTTAAGGATAACAAAATGGCAAGTCATCCTGTAATTCCATGTTTGGCTTGCCATCAGGTTCATGCAAAGGGTTCACCTCGAATGAGTCCCAATTATTCCAATCCGAAGGATGCTTTTTACCAGCGCAAAGTTACCAACTCAAAAGTAAGTTTTTATAACCGTCAGGATCAGACAAAGGTGCCAGCCGAAGACCTTCCAAAATTGAAACTTTGGGAAGGAGAGCTACCTGTAGAAGTATCAGACGATGTTCAAATGCGGAATTGTATCCAGTGCCATGCGCCGAATGCCCGCCATCAGGCCGGAACGGGTGATGACCTTACACCACGCGGCGTTCACGAAGGACTTTCGTGCATAGATTGTCACGAACTTCATTCGAACGATGCACGACACAGTTGCAGCAATTGTCATCCGGCAGTTTCTAATTGTAATTTGGATGTCACCAAAATGAATACCAGCTATTTTGATTCCAAAAGTCCAAACAACATTCATTGGGTTGCTTGTATTGATTGTCATCCGGAAAGGAAGGCCAGAAAAACAAAAAACAAAATAGTCACATCGAAAAATTATCGTTTTTGA
- a CDS encoding YjjG family noncanonical pyrimidine nucleotidase, protein MSTSENRSKKYKVLFFDLDRTLWDYRANSEQTLKDLVTKHTPELVERFDKFLATFYDVNESLWLEYRNGRLSKDKLSTQRFIDSFKRLGVDAKPFAEEFSNDYITESPNKTKLFPKTIETLEYLKNAGYKMFLLTNGFVEVQKVKIRDSNLEPYFETMITSEEAGYQKPNEKIFEFALQIVKAEKTDCLMIGDDLESDIEGAQNFGIDTVFFNPAGLVHESVPTFEIKQLDELTKLL, encoded by the coding sequence ATGAGTACTTCAGAAAATAGATCTAAGAAATATAAAGTCCTCTTCTTTGATCTGGACCGGACTTTATGGGATTACAGAGCGAATTCGGAGCAAACATTGAAGGACCTAGTCACAAAACATACTCCAGAATTGGTTGAAAGGTTTGATAAGTTTCTGGCTACATTTTACGATGTAAATGAGAGTTTATGGTTGGAATACAGAAATGGCAGGCTCTCTAAAGATAAATTGAGCACTCAACGTTTTATTGATTCATTTAAACGATTAGGAGTCGACGCTAAACCTTTTGCTGAGGAATTCAGCAATGATTATATCACAGAAAGTCCTAATAAAACCAAGTTATTTCCCAAAACGATCGAGACTCTCGAATATTTAAAAAATGCTGGTTATAAAATGTTCCTGTTAACCAATGGTTTTGTCGAAGTCCAAAAAGTTAAAATCAGAGACAGCAATCTGGAACCCTATTTTGAGACCATGATAACCTCTGAAGAAGCCGGATACCAAAAGCCAAATGAAAAAATATTTGAGTTTGCACTTCAAATTGTAAAAGCAGAAAAAACCGATTGTTTAATGATAGGTGACGATTTGGAAAGTGATATTGAAGGGGCTCAGAATTTTGGAATTGATACTGTCTTTTTTAACCCGGCAGGCTTAGTACATGAAAGTGTGCCTACTTTTGAAATAAAACAATTAGACGAGCTAACTAAGTTGTTGTAG